TACCGTGACGCTCTTGAGGAACACGGGCTGTCCATTACCAGCTACGATTCTGTTCACAGCATGATTCGTGCCCTCGCGTTTGGCTGGGTTGATGTCATTATCGGCCCAAGACTGACCCTTCAATATTATGCCAACCAGGCCGGCTTTGGTTTTCTTGAAATCGCTGGGACCGCCCCCCTTGGAGATCTGGCAACCGAGGATTTTCGCATTGGCGTACTCAAATCCAATGAGGGCCTTTACCAGAGAATCACTGAGGGCCTGGGGCAGATTCCAGTCGAGCGCATCAACGAGCTGCTCAACCGTTGGCAGGAACTGGGCGGTAATAACCTTTCCAACGGCGTCAGCTTTACCCTGACGCCAAGGCAACGCGAGTTTATCGCCGAGACCGGCCCCGTTCGCGTTGGCCTGATGCGGGACTACGCGCCCTACAGCTTCGAGAGCGCAACCCGGATTCACGGGTTGAGCGTTGATGTGCTCGGCCGAATATCAGACCTGACCGGGTTGCAGATCATCCCTGTGGAAGGCCAATGGATCGAACTGCTCCCGCTGTTCAGAGACGGGGAAATCGATGTATTGGCCAACATGTCATACCGACCCGAGCGCGAGGCATTTACCCGATTTACCCAGCCCTACCATACGATTCCCAACGTGGCGTTTACCCGGGACCCTGCCCTGAGAATCAACAGCCTTGAAGACCTGAAGAGCCAGCGCGTGGCTCTGGGCTCTGGCATCTACTACGAAGAACCGGTGCGCAATGCACTCGGTGAGAATGCGAGGATCTTTACCACCCAGGACACCATGTTCCAGGCACTTGCGAGAGATGAGGTGGATGTGGTGCTCGCGGCCCTGCCCAACGGCAACTTCTGGGTGCGTGAGATGGGCATAACAGGCGTGAGAATCGCCGGGGAGCTAATCATCGACGGCCAGAGCGGGGAGGATCTGAGGTTCGGTGTCAGACCTGGTCTGGCACCGTTGGTGGACATCCTGAATCAGGCATTGTCAGCAATCACCCCGGAAGAGATGCACGCCATTGAAACCCGCTGGCTGGGTGCCAGTGTCGACCTGGAAGTGCAGGCAACGGGAGAAGTGGCCCTGAATGCTGCAGAGCTGGCCTGGCTCGAGTCCCACAACCACCAGATCAACACCTGCATCGATCCGGATTGGTTTCCACTTGAAGGCCTTGATGCAGAGGGTAAGCATGCCGGGTTATCGGCGGAAGTAGTCCGCTTGTTTTCAAAACGGACGCCCATTCAATTCGAACTGGTTCGCACCGACACCTGGACAGAATCCATTCTCAGCATGAAGAGGGGCGAGTGCGATATCTTCACGATGGCGATGCAAACGCCAGAGCGGCTGGATTACCTGAACTTTACCGACCCCTACCTTGAGGTGCCCACGGTTGTCCTTGGCCGGATTGAGGCTCCGTTTATCGAACGTGTTGGCGATCTGCGAGGCCAGCGAATCGGCATTGTTGAGGGTTACGCCTTTGAAGAACTTCTGCGAAGCCGCTACCCCTCAATGAACCTGGTTGAAGTCGCCAACGAGCAGGCAGGTCTGCGTAAATTACAGAGCAACGAGTTGGATGGGTACATTACAACACTGGCAACCGCCAGCTATTACATGCAGGAACTCGGGCTTGCCGACTTGAAAGTCATCGGCCGTATTCCGGCAGACTGGTCACTGTCGGTAGCTACTCGCAAAGAGGAGCCCGTGGTTTTTGGCATCATGCAAAAGCTGGTATCCAGCCTGACTTCTGAAGAGCGGAAAAATCTCGAACGGCAATGGCGCAATATTCAGATTGAGGAATCCGTGGACTACACGCTGATCTGGCGTTTATCCATCGCCGCGATACTCATAGCTGGCCTTCTTGTCTTCTGGAACCGAAAACTCGGTCGGCTAAACAGGGATCTGTCCCACGCCAACGAAACCCTCGCCCGGCTGAGCGTTACCGACGACTTGACCAAGCTGGGCAACCGAAGCTATTTCGACCAGGAATTCCGCAAGAGTTTCCAATGGTGCCAGCGCCACGGTTCGGGCTTTGCTGTCGCGATGGTGGACGCCGACCATTTCAAGATGATCAACGATAATTACGGCCACGAGGCGGGGGATGTCTGCCTGCAAACACTGGCTGGCCTGATGCGTGAACACTTCCGCCGGGAAACCGACAGGCTCTCCCGCTTCGGTGGTGAAGAGTTTGTTATTTTTGCCAGCTACGAAGACAGGAACGAGATCAGGAATCGCCTCGAGACTTTCCGCAAGGCCGTACAGAAAAGCTGCTCGGTGTGCGGCGAACACGAAGTCAACCTGACCATCAGCATTGGCCTCGCCACGGGCATTCCCGGACCCGACGACTCGCCAGCGGAATTTCTGCGGCAGGCTGACCAGGCGCTCTATCAGGCCAAACAGAATGGCCGCAACCGCCTCGAAGCTCGTTCGGTGGGCTCCTGAGTGGTGCTAGACTAGAATAAAAACAAAGCTACAAGGAGAACACCATGGCACGCATTTACGAGGACAACTCCCTGTCCATCGGCAACACCCCGTTGGTCAGACTGAACCGCGTCAACGATGGCGCCACCATCTGGGCCAAGATCGAGGGCCGCAACCCGGCCTATTCGGTCAAATGCCGGATTGGCTCAGCCATGATCTGGGACGCCGAAAAACGCGGCACCCTGAAACCCGGTATGACCATCGTGGAGCCCACCAGTGGGAACACGGGCATCGCCCTGGCCTATGTGGCAGCCGCCAGGGGCTATAAACTGATCCTGACCATGCCCGCTTCCATGAGCCTGGAGCGTCGCAAGGTGCTCAAAGCACTCGGTGCAGAGCTGGTACTGACCGAACCAGCCAAAGGTATGCCGGGCGCCATCGCCAAGGCTGAAGAAATCTTTGCCAGCGATCCAGACAATCATTTTCTGCCTCAGCAGTTCCAGAACCCGGCCAATCCCCGAATTCACGAGGACACCACCGGCCCGGAAATCTGGAACGACACGGATGGTGAGGTCGATGTCTTTGTGGCCGGGGTTGGCACTGGCGGCACACTGACCGGTGTTTCCCGCTACATCAAAGGCACCAAGGGCAAGAAAATTGCCACCATTGCCGTCGAACCCGCCGACTCGCCCGTGATTACGCAGGTGATGAACGGTGAGGACCCCAAACCATCCCCTCACAAGATTCAGGGCATCGGGGCTGGCTTCGTACCCAAGAACCTGGACCTGGAAATGGTCGATCAGGTGGAGACTGTCACCAATGAAGACGCCATGGACATGGCCCATCGACTGATGCAGGAAGAGGGCATTCTCTGCGGCATTTCCTGCGGCGCGGCGGTGGTGGCTGCAGTTCGAATCAGCAAGCAGCCGGAGTACCAGGGTAAGAATATTGTGGTGGTGCTGCCGGATACGGCGGAGCGTTACCTGTCTTCGGCACTGTTCGCCGACCGGTTTGGTGAACTGGAAAACGTTCAATAGTTGTGAAAAGGCGCAGCATGTTGCTGCGCCTTGCACTCATCAGAACTGATACTTCAGACCGACCCGACCGGTATCAAACTCCGGCCCGCTGTTGGTAACCTGGCCGTTGAAATCTTCTTTATCAATGTCGACGTTGTAGCGATTGTATTCCGCGAATGCCGTCAAATGAGGTGTCACCCGGAAATCCACACCGGCACCCACGAAAGGCGATACCTCATCGTAGGTCTCACTTTCGTTGAATGCATCAACATCGAAAGCGGACGCAAACGCCCCCGCCTTGCCATACACGCCGAAGCTGTCCGTAAGGGGCAGTCGGCCAACAGCGCCCAGACCAAAGCCTTTCAACTTGCCTTCAACCTCGTCCTCGCCAAAGTTGCCGAAATCGATGTACTCCGCCTCCAGGGCAAAAAACGGACTGAACTGGTAGCCAACAGCGGCGCCAAGCAGATCGTTTTCATCCTCGAACTCGCCGCCGTGTGATTTGTAGCCGCCGTAGCTGCCACTAACATAAGGACCCGACCGGTCCCGCTCCACGCTGCCCTGAGCCAGAACGGCGGGCGCGGCGGCGAAAGACGCTGTGAACAGTGCGGCAGTGGTAAAACGGATTGCGGAATTCATAGGGCGTTCCTCCTGATGAGTTCAAATGTCCTTTCATTCCATGGGAATCGAAAGTTGCCTTCCAATTTCCTGAACTCACCCTACAGAGGATTCCCTCAGATTTGGGTTAAAACCCAACTACGATTCATTCATATTCCCTTAATTCTTCAAGACAGGCGCTCCCAAAGGGAGCACCTGTTCGGATCAGCGACGTTGGTCCAGCCCCATGCAGGTGGCATAGAAAGTAGTGGTTGCTGGCCAGTCCGAGAAAATACCAATCACCCCCACCTCACGGGCCAGAACATCAATCACGGTCAGCATATCGCCGTCGTTGTTAATGGCATCAGTCACTGTCTGGTAATACCAGCCACCGCCGTTTTCCAGTGGGCCGCTGCGCTCAACCGTCCAGGCGATCAGGTCCAGACCCGCGGTACGGGCATTTTCGGCGTACTCTGACGGAACAATCGCACCATAGCTATCAAGCGTCAGCATCTTCCAGAGGGCCGGAGCCAGGATATTCACGCCTTGTGCCTTCAGGCTTTCCATGTAGGCTAGCGAGGTGTTTTCCGGCGTAGGGGCCGACTGATCGAGGAACACCGCCTGCCGGCCAAAGCGGGGTGTCTCGTCTACCCAGAACAGCACATCGTCCAGATTGAATGACTGGGGCCATACATCCCTCGGCCTGACGCCCGCATCGATGTAATCCTGGATCATCTGGCGGGCATAGTCCTGCTGGCTATAGTCACCCTCAAACGGCATATCCACCACCGGGGTTTTCAGCTCCGGGGTGAACTTGACGCCCAGTGCCTTGAAAAGCTCGATGCTCTCTTTATGGGTCATCAACGTGCCACGGCTGGCATAAAGGTCTGTACGCCAGTCAGCCGTGCCAGCCAGATACTCCTCCGGCGTGGTTGCCATGGGGTTGTAGGCGTCCATCTTGCCCTTCAGGGACTTGAACTCTGCGAGGGTAATATCACTGGTTCGGCACTCGGCACGGGCCGGTGTGCCCGATGCCGGATCGGCCGGTACAAACGGCTGGGTGCACTTGGCGTTCAACTCCGGGACCGCGACGATGTTCGTTGTGGTGTGCAGGTCGTTCTGGGCGTGCCGGCAAACCAGTTCACGGTCCTTGGTGAATGCCACATCACACTCCACAATGCCTGCGCCCATCTGCGCTGCGGCAACGTAAGACTCCTTGGTGTGCTCGGGAAACTGCAGAGGGGCGCCACGGTGGCCGATAGAAAAATCCGAGCGCTTGAGATGGCGGGTATTGCAGGACTGCAGGCGCTCCTTCAAGGGGCCCTCATCCATGTTATCGACCAGCCAGAACGGCCGAGGCCCCTGGTGGATCGGCTGCTTGTCAGCCGCGCGCTTATGCCAGGATTGGGCAGGCACATCTTTCCAGTCGTCCAGACCGGGCGGCACCCAGGATTCAGGATGGGACTTACCCGGCGCGGCCTGCGCCACAGAGAGGGCGGCCGAGCAGAGCGACAGCCCGAGTATCGTGCGTAACTTCATAACCAGCTCCTTGTGAAATGAATGATACTGCATCACCAGTGTTCACAAGGAGGGTTACGACGGTAAGACGTTTCCGTGAAGTCGGCGTGATACTCAGCTGGCCGTTGAGGCCTCGTATTCACGTATCATTGCGAACAACTGATCCTTGTGGTTCAGCCGTTTCTTCTTGAGCGTTTCCAGATAGTCGTCGGACGTGTTCTCAGCGCCCGTTTCGATGCGATGCACCTCATGATCCAGCTCATGATATTCATCAAACAGCTTGGCGAAGTGAGCGCTGTTGGTTTTCAGAAGGTGGATGGCCTCTTTGTATTCCGGCAGTTCGTGAATCAGATCGTGCTTTTCCAGGGACATTCGCGCAGTCTCCATGACTGTGGGGGATGAGATTGAATTCACTGATCCCAGTGTATGGCTCGCTGGTGTGGTCGGTCTTGATCCCCGTCAAGCGGCCGAACGCCTGCACACCCAATTACCGCACAGGTTCATCGTTCCGTATACGAAGAAAGCTGGCAAAGCGAGGCAAACCGGTGGCTGTGAGGCCATAGTACTTGAACGTGATCGTGGTTCCGGGGTCAGGAGGCGAGGCTCTCTCTCCATCGGTAAACCCCGAACCGATCCGGAATTGCCTGCCATCTTCCAGTTCCACCAGCAGTGACCCCATCAGCCCCTCGAATTTGCCCTGGCCCGGTAGGTGACGGACCACTAATGCTTCGGCATCCTGATACTGTTTCACTTTCAGCAGATCGTTCGAGCGCCCGCTGCGGTAACGACTGCCCCCCAGCCTCAGCATTAACCCCTCTGCTCCGCCGTCGACCGCCTCATCCAGCCGCTGCATCAGCTTCTCATGGGTGCTTGCCCGTTGTTGATCGACCAGCGCCATGTACGGTGATCCAACCTCCTCAATTAATACACGTAGCCGTGTCAGGCGTTGATCGAAGGTTGCCTCCTTATCCGGAAGATCAAACACCATGAACCGAATCCGCTGCCAATCGTCGTCATCTGGCACTTCCTGACGCACCGCCCCCGACAACTCGGCAAAACGGCCACGCCCCATCCAGAGCTCGCCGTCCAGAGGGTGATCCGGAAACCCTTCGGTGAACCAAGTGGGCGCGCGGTACTCATGACCGCCACGGGAGAGAAAACGTTCGCCGGTCCAGTATGCGCGCACCCCGTCGAGCTTTTCGCTGACCCAGTAGCCGTCCATCGACATGCCTTTTTGATACACGTTGGCGAGTGTCAGCTCGGGCGGTTTCGCTACCGCAATGGGGCAAAACAGAAGAAAAATCAGCACCGGCAGCGCGGCGCTGAACAATCGAAACAGCATGGCAATTCCTTTGCACTCAGTTACCTTTTCCGCAGAGGCCAGACTTTCCTTTCCGGCCCCGATCATCAGCGCCGCGTTATTCGTTTCCGCAAGTGCTTCTCACCTTCTTTCTGAAATCCTCACGAATGCGGGTGTTCTCGGCCTCATTCACATAGACCCGCTCGCCCTGATCGTTGATGTTGTAAAAGGTGGAGACGCTGGCCAAATGCTTGAGGCGCGCCCGGAGTTTTCTACACAGCTCGGCCTGCTTCTCCGCTTTCTCTTCTGCCTTGGCACCAGCGGCCTGCCGGGCCTCACGCTCTTCCTGCTGCTGCTCCAGAAACTCGGTCATCTTCTGATGCCGCTCCCGGGCACCCGCATCCACGCTGGCCGGGGAGGCTTTCACCGTAACTTCACTTGATGCAGCCTTGGCCGGTGGACGGTCGCCGAAATGGGTCTGGCCGTTGGCATCGACCCATTTGTAGACGCCGGCGTTTGCGGAGAGGGGGAGAAGGCAGAGGAGCGTTAGAGCGATTTTTACAGACACTGAGAATTCCTTTTCAAAGGCTAGTAGTAGTTGGCTTTACCGAAAATGGCTTCAATTTCCTTCGGCCATTTATACTTAAAAGGAGAAAATCTCGCCCAAACCATGGTCGGCATGAAGAGCACTAGACTGAGATAATCGGCTGCTGATGCTGCCACTGACTTCCCGTGCATACCTTGCACATACGACTCGTAGTTGCCCGTTTCAAGGTTCACGAAATCCTCTTCCAAAGGCCCTTCGTGATAGTATCTAACAATAAAGTTCCACTTCCTATACAAGTGATCTTCTTTAAAGTAAGAAGATATTCTCTTTCGCTGCAGGGAACTCTTCGGAGTTTTCCCACAAAAATAATGCTTATCTCTAAGAAAAATATGGGAATAATATTGTCTGTCCCACATCACCCCAGAACCGAAATACTGTAAATTATAAGAAAAGGTAACTTCCAGTTCGCTCCACGGTATACGATAGAATGTTCCCCTGTGCCCAACGTATACAAATCCCTCTTTCCGATCTATTCGTACTGGCAAAGTAAATGGAAAAAACGCTTCGTAAAGAATAAATCCAGCCCACAACGGAAAAAATAGTACAGCAGACGCTGCAAATACTCCGGTGTAAAACTGGTCAATAATCCACGCAACAAAAAGTACAAACACCATGAACAAATTTATGATGGGGAGGAGTCCTATTCGAAGAGTTAGAAAGGCTGTTCGAATGTCAATGAATCGCCCACTGATATGGGCGACACCGTGCCCCATATCTTCTGCAGAATCAGACACTCCCGTCACTTTCAAAGCCGGTGGGCTGGCAAGACGCTGACCATAAGTACGGTATCGTCGTTTTTCAAGCTGTTGCTCAATGTCCGTCTCTGGGAAATCACAGCTCAAAGGTGAGTCGCTCATCAACTCCCAGCTCCTCTACATTATCTCCATCCAAGATGACGCGCAGACCGTCATCCCCTGTCACGTTTCGACCATCTTTAACGTACTCGATAAGCAACTCAAGCTGTTCCCGGTTATTGTGATTGTAATGAGTAAACTTATTAGTAGCGCCACTTCCGGAGAAGTCTTCCTCTTTTCTCCGATTGAATAACTCCGTAATTTCTTCGAAATCATCTTTAAATAGTATGTTTCTTTCCGCCTCAAATAATCTAACTGAAGCGGCAGAAGACGATGGGTCAAACCCTGGGAAATACACAACGAAACTCGTGTATTCCGATAAGACTTTGTACTCACCCTGCTGAGTTATTGCCGGATGCTTAGACATATTCTCAGTTATTCGAACAATGGGAGAAAACAGTAGGTAGTAGAAGGCATCTAACTCCACTTCAAAATACTGCCGAACTTCAAGGCCCTTATCGGGTAAAACGATGGACTTACTCGTATCCAAAAGTTCGTCGTTCGATGGCCGTATTTGATCGCCCCAGTAACGGAGCGTCCGAGCATCACCCCAGAAGGACGTCGACAGGAAATCCTCGATCCTTGAGCGGGTGACGTACATTTGGACCGCGGTTATAGCAACTGTCAGGACCACCAGAACCGCACCAACAACTGCAACCCCTGCCCCAATACCTGTCCCTGCAAAAGCGCCCGCCAATGCTAAAAAGGTCAGATACCCGATGCCGGCGGTCAACCCAACCTGAACGACGGCTAAGCCCAGTGCGGTGTTATGGCCGGTATGCCAAGCGCGCCAAGCAGTTCTACCCTCAAGCCCTATCGCCAGCATTGTTCCGACAAAGGGAAGTAATTTTACAGCCCCTCTCGCTATAAACCTTGCAAAGCCAGACAATACCTTTAAACCACGGAGACCGTTTACAGCTACCGAAACTCGGGATCCTGTTGCTGAGAACCGCTCTGACAAAATCTTGATGTACTCAGACTGAATTAGCAACCCGCTGAAGTTGACAACCCCCTCCGCCAAGCTCCAAAGGTTGTCAACAAATGGCAGCCACTTATCAATGGCTGACCGGTCCCCCAAAATGACGTCCTTCTGGGTTTCCTTCAAAGAGGACATCAGCGCGACCATGTTCACAGCGTGGAAGAAGGTCACTGCTCCAATGAAATTTCCCCGATTCTCCTTAATTGATTCGACCACTGGGTCAAGGCGCGTATGCAGCCAACCAAATGGGTTATCCTTGAAATCCGGTGTTAAGTGGAATGCGTCGATAAAACTTCTTTTAAGTCGATTCCGGATATCGATTTCCATCATACCTGCGGCGACCGGCGATAGCGTCGCGCCGGAAAGGCTGATGCCAGAGGAAGCCGTCAGCGCATCTTGATGAGCCTTGAAGAGCAGATCGGTTGCCCTATCCAGCGACATACTGTGTTCATGAACCTGAATCTGATACCGCCTGCTAACGTTCTTGATCCACTTTTTCCACTGTGGCCTTGTTTGTCGGTTTCTTGCCCACTCTCCCATTTGCGCTGCAGGCGTCGCAAATTCTAGCAACAAGGTATCTGTAGCTGTGGTTACACTCACAAACGCAGGCAGATCATACATGCTATCGACGATCTTCAGACGGCCATAGTCAAACCCCGGAAGATCCTTCAGCTTCTCGGTAACTTTGTTGATGGAAGAAACAAGGAACAGAACCGCTTTTAGTGTATCTCCGACGATACCGGCCTCACCGTCTTCAGTCTCCATCCATTTGTTGGCGTCTTCTCTCCCCTTTTCCGCCGATACGTAGCCATCCAGAATATCCGCCAACTCTTTTTCCACGGCCTCAAAGCCTGTAGCCATGCAAATGTCATTAAACTCGAGCTTCCTGGCCAGCAGATCTGAATCAATCCAGCGTTTCCAGTCCTCAAAAACGCGGCCACGCTCTCGATCGTACTCTTCGATCTTCTTGTGATACTGAGCAACGAACGCTTCTTTATCCCCATAACGAATGCGTTCCTTCAACTCATTTCGGACATCTTCCTGATCATCTGCATTAGTCTTTTTGCTGGCCTCAAGCTCGATAAGTGCATCGACCAGTTTTGCTGTGGAGTAGGGGTAAACATTCTCTTCAGCATGATTCGTAATCAAATTGACATAGAGGGCATGCAATTGCCCAAGCTCCGACGTAATTCCAATCTCATCATCTAACGCGACGTAATAGGAAAACTCGGTTGCTTTTTTGCTCTGCCCCTGAAAATCCTGTTCAGAAAGGCCGGCGGTAAAATCTGTTAAGCTCCATTCGAACTCCGACTGCTCCGCTCGATACTCTTCGACAAACTGGTTGACGGTTTCTGTTTCGGCAATGTTTTCACCGTAGCCCCTGGCAAACAGTCCATCCAGATTGAAAGCCTGCATATATTCGCTGCGAACTTCCGCATCTGTTCTAGCGAGCTCCTGTAAACGTACGGTCCATCGATGCTGTACAAACTTCAGGAAAACCTTTCCCGCCTCCGGATGATGAATGCACGGCAGGGCACTCTCGGCATCCGCATCAGGAAGGAGTACAGAATTTACACCTGCCTGAACTTCACTGATGACACCATCTTTGCCAACCCGGTATTCATGAAGTGTCCCGTATAACTCGGAGTACAAGTACAACCAACCGGCCTTAAGTGTCCGCAAGCAATAGAACGCTTTGTCCAGCGACACATTTGGAGCACGGAAATTGGAGGGTAGAGCAACTTCTTCCTGGCTGATTGCCCAACGTACCGGATACAACGCAACGGTTTTGAGCGGAAGCGGGCACATCTGTGCCGCTGAGTCGATGTCATCAGCACCCTGTAAAAACGCTGAGCTGTTAGCACTACCCATGAACCAGTCCCTCCGTTGACTTTTTCTCGGCTAATTCTGCAATTCGCGCTATGGCTCTGCCAGGCGCTGCGGAATGCTCTTTCCATAGTTTCTGTACTTCACTGTTGTCGAATGCCTGGTATCCAAGCCAGCCAATCGTATTGATAAACAGCGCAATATCTCGGGTACTGCAGAGCCCCCGCGCTTTCGCCGCGTCGACTAGAGCAGAGACCGTCCCCCAATCCTGCCCATCGGTATCCGTTTTCTGAAGCAAATGGGGAAAGTAGTCTGCAACGTGAAGTTCTAGCTTTCTGAGGGCTGTCTTTTCGGCCGCTCTTTCCATGGCAACCTGGTGTTCCTCAAGGATGCTGAACCTCTCAGCCTGCTGCTCGATACTGGGCTGATCATTATGAAAATAGTCCCACTCACCAGTTCGGCGATCCTGAATGGCGAACAGGCTACAAGGCCCCATCAATCGCCTCACATTTTCACCTGATGCATCCAGCTTCAACAGGTGCCGCGTGATTTCAGGATCATAAAACCGGAAAACAACCTCATCTTCTGTGACCAGCCTCGCCAGAAGCAATCCACGCAAGTGCTGCATGACCTCTTCGAAGTGACAGCCAGCCCGCAATACAATGGCAACACCCTGATGCTTCCAATCGTCGAAGCATTTCAGTGCCAGGGAGCTATCTATTCCCGATTCAACCAGCCACGGTGAAATTTCCAATAAGTCGACAAGCTCAGTTTCCCTGTAGAGCGCATCACAATGAGGTGTTTCGATCTCACGAAAAATAACCTGGGGCAAATTATTTACTTTGGCGCCATCCATAAGAATGAACGTCTTACCCTTACCGGGAAGTCCAGCAAGATACCCCATCAGATCGCACCTTGTGATTCTGATGAGCAGACCTGGCAAATTCCCTTCCCCTGATTCGCGGCATTCTTGATGGCACGTATCTGGTCGGACTTGGCCATCGGTCTTTGGGGTGCCTCCGGGAGGGTCACCGGCGCAACAGCCCCCCCATTCTCCTCCATCAGGGCGGGCATCTCCGGCATCTGAACCTCCTGCCCGCTCCCCTTACCCGGCGAACCCCCAGCATTAAGTTTGATCGCAGCCCCACCCATCGCCACACCACTGGGATCAATCTTG
This genomic stretch from Marinobacter salsuginis harbors:
- a CDS encoding DUF4124 domain-containing protein, yielding MSVKIALTLLCLLPLSANAGVYKWVDANGQTHFGDRPPAKAASSEVTVKASPASVDAGARERHQKMTEFLEQQQEEREARQAAGAKAEEKAEKQAELCRKLRARLKHLASVSTFYNINDQGERVYVNEAENTRIREDFRKKVRSTCGNE
- a CDS encoding DUF4123 domain-containing protein: MGYLAGLPGKGKTFILMDGAKVNNLPQVIFREIETPHCDALYRETELVDLLEISPWLVESGIDSSLALKCFDDWKHQGVAIVLRAGCHFEEVMQHLRGLLLARLVTEDEVVFRFYDPEITRHLLKLDASGENVRRLMGPCSLFAIQDRRTGEWDYFHNDQPSIEQQAERFSILEEHQVAMERAAEKTALRKLELHVADYFPHLLQKTDTDGQDWGTVSALVDAAKARGLCSTRDIALFINTIGWLGYQAFDNSEVQKLWKEHSAAPGRAIARIAELAEKKSTEGLVHG
- a CDS encoding YdcH family protein, with product MSLEKHDLIHELPEYKEAIHLLKTNSAHFAKLFDEYHELDHEVHRIETGAENTSDDYLETLKKKRLNHKDQLFAMIREYEASTAS
- the cysK gene encoding cysteine synthase A; translated protein: MARIYEDNSLSIGNTPLVRLNRVNDGATIWAKIEGRNPAYSVKCRIGSAMIWDAEKRGTLKPGMTIVEPTSGNTGIALAYVAAARGYKLILTMPASMSLERRKVLKALGAELVLTEPAKGMPGAIAKAEEIFASDPDNHFLPQQFQNPANPRIHEDTTGPEIWNDTDGEVDVFVAGVGTGGTLTGVSRYIKGTKGKKIATIAVEPADSPVITQVMNGEDPKPSPHKIQGIGAGFVPKNLDLEMVDQVETVTNEDAMDMAHRLMQEEGILCGISCGAAVVAAVRISKQPEYQGKNIVVVLPDTAERYLSSALFADRFGELENVQ
- a CDS encoding transporter substrate-binding domain-containing diguanylate cyclase, which produces MAAAFLWGFYLLLTAPLAFSEQPDETITVGIVGDNKPYSFDDGPGASGFSVDVLREVARQSGLNFRFRAGSWPEIYDAFLRSELDVIDGISFSAERSEKILFTEPYHLRQTYLMHNSQEPMGQISSLADLENRRVGVVRDVYYRDALEEHGLSITSYDSVHSMIRALAFGWVDVIIGPRLTLQYYANQAGFGFLEIAGTAPLGDLATEDFRIGVLKSNEGLYQRITEGLGQIPVERINELLNRWQELGGNNLSNGVSFTLTPRQREFIAETGPVRVGLMRDYAPYSFESATRIHGLSVDVLGRISDLTGLQIIPVEGQWIELLPLFRDGEIDVLANMSYRPEREAFTRFTQPYHTIPNVAFTRDPALRINSLEDLKSQRVALGSGIYYEEPVRNALGENARIFTTQDTMFQALARDEVDVVLAALPNGNFWVREMGITGVRIAGELIIDGQSGEDLRFGVRPGLAPLVDILNQALSAITPEEMHAIETRWLGASVDLEVQATGEVALNAAELAWLESHNHQINTCIDPDWFPLEGLDAEGKHAGLSAEVVRLFSKRTPIQFELVRTDTWTESILSMKRGECDIFTMAMQTPERLDYLNFTDPYLEVPTVVLGRIEAPFIERVGDLRGQRIGIVEGYAFEELLRSRYPSMNLVEVANEQAGLRKLQSNELDGYITTLATASYYMQELGLADLKVIGRIPADWSLSVATRKEEPVVFGIMQKLVSSLTSEERKNLERQWRNIQIEESVDYTLIWRLSIAAILIAGLLVFWNRKLGRLNRDLSHANETLARLSVTDDLTKLGNRSYFDQEFRKSFQWCQRHGSGFAVAMVDADHFKMINDNYGHEAGDVCLQTLAGLMREHFRRETDRLSRFGGEEFVIFASYEDRNEIRNRLETFRKAVQKSCSVCGEHEVNLTISIGLATGIPGPDDSPAEFLRQADQALYQAKQNGRNRLEARSVGS
- a CDS encoding glycerophosphodiester phosphodiesterase family protein, whose protein sequence is MKLRTILGLSLCSAALSVAQAAPGKSHPESWVPPGLDDWKDVPAQSWHKRAADKQPIHQGPRPFWLVDNMDEGPLKERLQSCNTRHLKRSDFSIGHRGAPLQFPEHTKESYVAAAQMGAGIVECDVAFTKDRELVCRHAQNDLHTTTNIVAVPELNAKCTQPFVPADPASGTPARAECRTSDITLAEFKSLKGKMDAYNPMATTPEEYLAGTADWRTDLYASRGTLMTHKESIELFKALGVKFTPELKTPVVDMPFEGDYSQQDYARQMIQDYIDAGVRPRDVWPQSFNLDDVLFWVDETPRFGRQAVFLDQSAPTPENTSLAYMESLKAQGVNILAPALWKMLTLDSYGAIVPSEYAENARTAGLDLIAWTVERSGPLENGGGWYYQTVTDAINNDGDMLTVIDVLAREVGVIGIFSDWPATTTFYATCMGLDQRR
- a CDS encoding porin family protein, translating into MNSAIRFTTAALFTASFAAAPAVLAQGSVERDRSGPYVSGSYGGYKSHGGEFEDENDLLGAAVGYQFSPFFALEAEYIDFGNFGEDEVEGKLKGFGLGAVGRLPLTDSFGVYGKAGAFASAFDVDAFNESETYDEVSPFVGAGVDFRVTPHLTAFAEYNRYNVDIDKEDFNGQVTNSGPEFDTGRVGLKYQF
- a CDS encoding DNA ligase, which gives rise to MLFRLFSAALPVLIFLLFCPIAVAKPPELTLANVYQKGMSMDGYWVSEKLDGVRAYWTGERFLSRGGHEYRAPTWFTEGFPDHPLDGELWMGRGRFAELSGAVRQEVPDDDDWQRIRFMVFDLPDKEATFDQRLTRLRVLIEEVGSPYMALVDQQRASTHEKLMQRLDEAVDGGAEGLMLRLGGSRYRSGRSNDLLKVKQYQDAEALVVRHLPGQGKFEGLMGSLLVELEDGRQFRIGSGFTDGERASPPDPGTTITFKYYGLTATGLPRFASFLRIRNDEPVR